The following proteins are encoded in a genomic region of uncultured Umboniibacter sp.:
- a CDS encoding GMC family oxidoreductase N-terminal domain-containing protein, with amino-acid sequence MSSTAFDFIIVGAGSAGCVLASRLSEDPNVSVLLIEAGKKDTNPFIHAPAGVAGLAVLGQSNWKYNTTPQSELNTRRGYQPRGKVLGGSSSINAMLYVRGQAEDYDQWAALGNDGWDYQSVLPFFIKAERNDTFHNELHGTEGPLGVSSPSHASELNDRFIAACEANGIARNDDYNGATQRGAHILQRTIWDGERCSAAKAYLSPVLQRDNLTVLTNTLTHRVTLVDGVATGVVVSTQGKERVIKATREVLLAAGAFGSPQILQLSGIGEFDELAAHGISPQIELPGVGKNLQDHIDYVVDYRCNETHSSFGISFKGALQLIGDSIQWVRKREGRITSSIAESGAFFSTTTSTDRPDIQLIFVTGMVDDHGRKLHLGHGFSCHATVLRPYSRGTVSLASPDPKDSPLIDPQFLADPRDRQTMLDGARKMHEILTSEALLPVREQLLYPVDYRNDTELMADIRARADTQYHPVGSCKMGPSTDSMAVVDNQCRVYGVSGLRVVDASIMPTLVSGNTNAPTIMIAEKIAHEMKLA; translated from the coding sequence ATGTCATCAACTGCGTTCGACTTTATTATCGTAGGAGCCGGTTCAGCCGGTTGTGTATTAGCCTCGCGACTCAGTGAAGACCCTAACGTCTCCGTGTTACTTATCGAAGCAGGAAAAAAAGACACCAACCCATTCATTCATGCGCCGGCAGGCGTTGCGGGCCTAGCCGTATTGGGGCAGTCGAACTGGAAATATAATACGACACCACAAAGCGAGCTCAATACCCGGAGAGGATACCAGCCTCGAGGTAAGGTGTTAGGCGGCTCGTCTTCCATTAACGCGATGCTTTACGTTCGTGGCCAAGCTGAGGACTATGACCAGTGGGCGGCATTGGGTAACGATGGTTGGGATTATCAAAGTGTATTGCCCTTCTTTATTAAAGCCGAACGCAATGACACCTTCCACAATGAACTCCACGGAACTGAGGGTCCGCTAGGCGTTAGTAGTCCATCTCATGCAAGCGAACTCAATGATCGCTTTATTGCGGCCTGTGAGGCCAATGGTATCGCTAGGAATGATGACTATAACGGCGCAACGCAGCGTGGCGCTCATATTCTACAACGGACTATTTGGGACGGGGAGCGATGCAGCGCCGCCAAAGCCTACCTAAGCCCCGTCCTGCAGCGAGATAACCTTACAGTACTCACCAACACCCTGACTCATCGAGTCACCCTGGTAGACGGAGTAGCGACAGGAGTCGTGGTAAGCACTCAGGGAAAGGAACGGGTTATTAAAGCCACTCGCGAGGTGTTACTCGCTGCGGGTGCTTTCGGATCGCCACAAATACTTCAACTCTCTGGCATAGGTGAGTTTGATGAGTTAGCCGCACATGGTATTAGCCCTCAAATTGAGTTGCCTGGTGTGGGCAAAAATCTTCAAGATCATATTGATTATGTTGTGGATTATCGCTGCAATGAAACCCACTCAAGTTTTGGTATTTCCTTCAAAGGTGCTCTCCAGCTAATAGGAGATAGCATTCAATGGGTACGTAAACGAGAGGGGCGAATCACAAGCTCAATCGCAGAGTCCGGCGCCTTTTTCTCAACGACTACCAGTACTGATCGACCCGACATCCAGTTAATTTTTGTAACCGGCATGGTGGACGATCATGGGCGAAAGCTCCATCTAGGGCATGGATTTAGTTGTCACGCTACGGTACTAAGACCTTATAGCCGAGGAACTGTCTCTCTCGCCAGCCCCGACCCAAAGGATTCGCCGCTTATTGACCCCCAGTTCTTAGCCGATCCGCGAGATCGTCAGACGATGCTGGATGGCGCTCGAAAAATGCATGAAATTCTCACCTCTGAAGCACTGCTTCCAGTGAGAGAACAGCTTTTATACCCGGTGGATTATCGAAACGACACTGAGCTTATGGCAGATATCCGTGCCCGCGCGGATACGCAATACCATCCTGTTGGTAGTTGCAAAATGGGTCCAAGCACTGACTCGATGGCAGTCGTCGACAACCAATGCCGCGTTTATGGCGTATCAGGATTGCGAGTTGTTGATGCCTCGATAATGCCCACCCTAGTGAGCGGCAATACCAACGCCCCAACTATCATGATTGCTGAGAAAATCGCTCATGAAATGAAACTCGCTTAG
- a CDS encoding 2-amino-4-hydroxy-6-hydroxymethyldihydropteridine diphosphokinase: MYYHVSIGSNIRPEKNIGSAVAELTLRMGSITLFPRVVTAAVDMIEVNDFINTAAIFESSLSPSQVKAILNEIERDLGRDRDDPLCSVKNRCCDIDIFQVLDTPQPKSFLASDESYVKAVFTSNRYAAIHCDHFDLSDGSSTVNLQTTTGNKLVIN; encoded by the coding sequence ATGTACTATCATGTAAGTATCGGCAGTAACATCCGCCCGGAGAAGAATATCGGTTCTGCCGTTGCCGAATTAACCCTGCGCATGGGTAGCATTACACTATTCCCAAGAGTCGTTACTGCTGCGGTGGATATGATAGAAGTCAATGACTTCATCAATACCGCCGCGATTTTTGAGAGCTCTCTGAGCCCTTCACAAGTCAAAGCTATTTTGAACGAGATAGAACGCGACCTTGGCAGAGATCGTGACGACCCACTCTGCAGTGTGAAAAATAGGTGCTGCGATATCGACATCTTTCAAGTCTTGGATACTCCTCAGCCGAAGAGTTTCCTGGCAAGCGACGAAAGCTACGTTAAGGCGGTCTTCACCTCAAATCGGTACGCCGCCATTCACTGCGACCACTTTGATCTAAGCGATGGATCTTCCACCGTCAACCTTCAAACTACAACCGGTAACAAACTGGTTATCAACTAA
- a CDS encoding SDR family oxidoreductase gives MNTIVVSGASRRFGLMVAERYLKLGWQVIALSRQSSAELDTLVAQGVLWIACDYEDKGSVLKALGQIEQRVKSIQLLVHNASYFAVDSTDFDAWDQLERFNRVHVQAPALMNYQLQPLLTNLDQPGLIVHLSDIFADRPRAAHARYCSSKAALENLTKSLALKWAPGIRVNSIQPGPVKFLPSHSEADKARVLAETPLGYEAGFEPLLKALDYLVDNQFVTGCSLKVDGGRSIA, from the coding sequence ATGAATACAATAGTGGTTTCAGGTGCAAGTAGGCGTTTCGGATTAATGGTCGCCGAGCGCTACTTAAAACTTGGCTGGCAGGTCATCGCACTATCGAGGCAGTCGAGCGCGGAGTTGGATACGTTGGTAGCACAAGGAGTGCTATGGATAGCGTGCGACTACGAAGATAAGGGCTCGGTTTTGAAGGCTCTGGGGCAGATTGAGCAGCGAGTCAAGTCCATTCAGCTATTGGTACATAATGCGTCGTATTTTGCAGTAGACTCCACAGATTTTGATGCTTGGGATCAACTTGAACGTTTTAATCGTGTGCATGTGCAGGCTCCCGCGCTAATGAACTATCAGCTCCAACCACTACTTACCAACCTCGATCAACCTGGGTTGATTGTTCATCTAAGCGACATCTTCGCTGATCGTCCTCGAGCGGCTCATGCTCGTTACTGCTCCAGTAAGGCGGCATTAGAAAACCTAACTAAGTCGTTGGCTTTAAAGTGGGCTCCCGGTATACGAGTGAATAGCATTCAACCCGGGCCGGTTAAGTTTCTGCCATCGCATTCTGAAGCAGATAAAGCTCGAGTGCTTGCTGAAACGCCCCTTGGTTATGAGGCAGGATTTGAACCACTGCTGAAGGCTTTAGACTACTTAGTTGATAACCAGTTTGTTACCGGTTGTAGTTTGAAGGTTGACGGTGGAAGATCCATCGCTTAG
- a CDS encoding YebG family protein: MAVIAMWKCDRDGKMFDDKKEAEKHDKMLELAAGFTDLFEAQAKSLNEKDAEKIGLLLAQHADIVISACKGKPEQLSEIS, encoded by the coding sequence ATGGCCGTAATAGCGATGTGGAAGTGCGATAGGGATGGGAAGATGTTTGACGACAAAAAAGAAGCAGAAAAGCATGACAAAATGTTGGAACTTGCTGCCGGCTTTACGGATCTCTTTGAAGCACAGGCAAAAAGCTTAAATGAAAAAGATGCCGAAAAGATTGGCTTATTGTTGGCTCAGCATGCAGATATTGTTATTTCCGCATGTAAAGGTAAGCCGGAACAGCTCTCCGAAATAAGTTAA
- a CDS encoding exodeoxyribonuclease VII small subunit: MPKPTDAFEQKLAELETLVNELEAGELSLEDAMTKFERGIVLTRECQQSLSAAEQKVSQLIAQNSADETLPFNPEQ, from the coding sequence ATGCCCAAACCAACCGATGCCTTCGAACAAAAACTCGCTGAGCTAGAAACGTTAGTGAATGAACTCGAAGCGGGTGAACTGTCGCTGGAAGATGCTATGACTAAGTTTGAACGAGGTATCGTTCTAACTCGCGAATGCCAACAATCGCTTAGCGCAGCCGAACAGAAGGTTTCACAGTTGATAGCACAGAACTCTGCTGACGAAACTCTTCCCTTTAATCCGGAGCAATAA
- a CDS encoding polyprenyl synthetase family protein gives MTFKSFAAASQARIESYLDQQLANETLLDEAIRYSVFNGGKRVRPALVYATAKAVGLNQDFADPIAAAIELIHAYSLVHDDLPAMDDDDLRRGLPTCHKKYDEATAILVGDGLQSLGFQQLSLMPPQTISASLTALCEAAGPQGMVLGQAIDVSSAGSALCYEELQAMHRAKTGAMIVASCVLPGLASEANASELSALRRYADAIGLAFQIQDDILDVTADTTTLGKPQGSDARNEKPTYVSLLGLDGARSELAKMHAEAVAALGELKGDINALRGMADYIVSRAL, from the coding sequence GTGACATTCAAGTCTTTCGCCGCTGCTAGCCAAGCGCGAATAGAGTCTTACCTCGATCAGCAACTCGCCAACGAAACCTTACTTGACGAGGCTATCCGCTACAGTGTCTTTAATGGCGGCAAACGAGTTCGCCCCGCACTCGTTTATGCCACAGCCAAGGCTGTTGGTCTAAATCAAGATTTCGCTGACCCTATTGCAGCAGCCATTGAGTTAATTCACGCCTATTCACTCGTTCACGATGATCTTCCTGCTATGGACGACGATGACCTCCGGCGTGGTCTACCTACCTGTCACAAAAAGTATGATGAGGCCACAGCGATTTTAGTGGGCGACGGACTCCAAAGCCTAGGATTCCAGCAGCTAAGCCTTATGCCGCCTCAAACTATCAGCGCATCATTAACAGCGCTTTGCGAAGCGGCAGGCCCGCAGGGCATGGTACTCGGCCAGGCAATCGATGTTTCTTCGGCCGGCTCGGCGTTGTGCTATGAAGAACTTCAGGCAATGCATCGCGCCAAAACGGGCGCAATGATTGTTGCCAGCTGTGTGCTTCCAGGTTTGGCATCAGAGGCTAATGCATCTGAACTGTCTGCGCTTAGGCGTTATGCCGATGCGATTGGTCTCGCCTTCCAGATCCAAGACGACATTCTTGACGTGACCGCCGACACCACTACGCTTGGCAAGCCTCAAGGGTCTGACGCTCGCAACGAAAAACCTACTTACGTCAGCCTCCTAGGCCTTGATGGCGCAAGGTCAGAATTAGCGAAGATGCATGCCGAAGCCGTCGCTGCATTAGGTGAGCTAAAAGGCGACATCAACGCGTTGCGCGGAATGGCTGACTATATTGTCAGTCGAGCGCTCTAG
- the dxs gene encoding 1-deoxy-D-xylulose-5-phosphate synthase, which yields MYEEIPQNRPSTPLLDSIESTSDLRALDERQLIILADELRHYLLYSVGQTGGHFGAGLGVVELTIALHFLYDTPYDRLVWDVGHQAYPHKILTGRREAMLSMRQEGGLSGFPKRSESEYDTFGVGHSSTSIGAAQGMAMAARLKGECRRAVAVIGDGAMTAGMAFEALAHAAHTKENMMVVLNDNNMSISKNVGGLANYFAKVWSSKTYIALRAGSRKVLSKIPQAWELARKTEEHVKGMISPGTLFEELGFNYVGPLDGHDLPSLISTIRNMRDLEGPQLLHIITRKGKGFGPAERDPIGYHALTKIEPKRTSTELKVKKLKFQDIFGQWLCDSAAQNEKLVAITPAMSEGSGMLKYAEQFPDRFFDVAIAEQHSVTLAAGLACESLKPVVAIYSTFLQRGYDQLIHDVAIQNLDVTFAIDRAGLVGEDGATHAGAYDLSYLRCIPNMVIAVPSDEAETRLLLETAFQYQGPAAVRYPRGSGTGMTPADKLDVIPIGKSNRVRTGSDVAILCFGTLLSECLIVAESLNATLIDMRWVKPLDTEAIDALVGSHELLVTVEVNAIAGGAGSAVSEYLNHQRLAMEVLQLGLPDRCEDHAPQNIQLQKVGLDSSGILAAIENRLQR from the coding sequence ATGTACGAAGAGATCCCCCAAAATAGACCTTCCACCCCGCTACTCGACTCAATAGAGTCAACGAGTGACTTGCGGGCGCTGGATGAACGTCAGTTGATTATTTTAGCGGATGAGCTTCGTCATTATCTTTTGTACAGCGTTGGACAAACTGGCGGCCATTTCGGGGCTGGCCTGGGTGTTGTTGAACTAACGATCGCTTTACACTTTCTTTACGATACACCCTACGATCGTTTAGTTTGGGATGTTGGTCATCAAGCCTATCCACACAAAATTCTTACTGGTCGCCGCGAGGCAATGCTGAGTATGCGTCAAGAGGGGGGATTGTCAGGCTTCCCTAAGCGCTCAGAGAGTGAGTACGACACCTTCGGTGTAGGTCACTCCTCCACCTCGATAGGCGCTGCTCAGGGAATGGCCATGGCGGCAAGACTCAAGGGCGAATGTCGCCGTGCTGTAGCGGTAATCGGCGACGGGGCAATGACGGCTGGTATGGCTTTTGAGGCGCTAGCCCATGCTGCTCATACCAAAGAAAATATGATGGTTGTCCTCAATGACAATAATATGTCGATCTCCAAGAACGTAGGAGGTCTCGCGAACTATTTCGCCAAGGTGTGGAGTTCAAAGACCTATATTGCTCTTCGAGCAGGTTCTCGCAAGGTTCTATCTAAGATACCACAGGCGTGGGAGCTTGCGCGTAAAACTGAGGAACACGTGAAGGGGATGATTAGTCCCGGAACTTTATTTGAGGAACTCGGTTTCAATTACGTAGGCCCGCTTGACGGACACGACCTACCAAGTCTTATTTCTACTATCCGCAATATGCGTGACTTAGAAGGTCCACAGCTTCTTCATATTATCACTCGCAAAGGTAAGGGTTTTGGCCCAGCAGAACGGGATCCTATTGGCTATCATGCGCTAACAAAAATCGAACCAAAGCGAACGAGCACTGAACTTAAAGTTAAGAAATTAAAATTCCAAGACATTTTTGGGCAGTGGCTCTGTGACAGTGCCGCGCAAAACGAGAAGCTCGTCGCCATTACCCCTGCGATGTCGGAAGGCTCAGGTATGCTAAAGTATGCTGAGCAATTCCCAGACCGTTTTTTTGATGTGGCGATTGCCGAACAACATTCGGTGACCCTAGCGGCCGGTTTAGCCTGCGAGTCTCTAAAACCTGTCGTCGCCATTTATTCAACATTCCTGCAACGCGGCTACGACCAACTCATTCATGATGTAGCGATCCAAAATCTAGATGTCACCTTTGCCATCGATCGCGCCGGCTTAGTCGGTGAGGATGGCGCAACTCACGCCGGGGCATACGATCTTAGTTACCTGCGCTGCATACCCAACATGGTTATCGCCGTGCCCAGTGACGAAGCGGAAACACGACTATTGCTCGAGACCGCATTCCAATATCAGGGGCCCGCGGCGGTTCGCTATCCTCGTGGCTCGGGCACCGGCATGACGCCAGCGGACAAGCTTGATGTCATTCCTATAGGTAAGTCGAATCGAGTACGAACAGGTAGTGATGTCGCGATTCTCTGCTTCGGTACGCTGCTGAGTGAATGTCTCATCGTCGCCGAATCACTGAATGCAACACTGATCGATATGCGCTGGGTTAAGCCTCTAGATACCGAAGCCATTGATGCGCTCGTAGGCTCTCATGAGCTACTCGTTACGGTTGAGGTCAATGCTATCGCGGGTGGTGCGGGTAGTGCGGTGAGTGAGTACCTGAATCACCAACGCCTCGCTATGGAGGTATTGCAGTTAGGGCTTCCAGACCGCTGTGAAGATCATGCTCCGCAGAATATTCAGCTACAGAAGGTTGGTTTGGATAGCTCGGGTATTCTTGCAGCCATCGAAAATCGTCTACAAAGATAA
- the ribA gene encoding GTP cyclohydrolase II, with the protein MSVQYVDSSKLPTQFGEFLIHGFQDPQTMKEHVVLTFGELNTSEAVLARVHSECLTGDALFSARCDCGPQLQEAMRRIAEHGSGMIMYLRQEGRGIGLMNKIRAYHLQDEGADTVEANEALGFGADQREYSMCEQMLQHFGVTKLKLMTNNPRKLDALAKYGIHVEGREEIKVGHNVHNEGYIATKGTKLGHMFSDDA; encoded by the coding sequence TTGAGCGTCCAATACGTCGATTCTTCTAAGCTGCCAACACAATTTGGCGAGTTCCTCATTCACGGTTTCCAGGACCCGCAGACCATGAAGGAGCATGTGGTGTTGACGTTTGGAGAGCTAAATACTAGCGAGGCTGTATTGGCTCGCGTTCATTCTGAGTGTCTGACAGGCGATGCATTGTTCAGCGCTCGTTGTGATTGTGGTCCACAACTGCAGGAAGCGATGCGACGTATCGCTGAGCACGGCAGTGGTATGATCATGTATCTTCGTCAGGAAGGCAGAGGTATTGGCTTGATGAATAAGATTCGCGCCTATCATCTACAGGACGAGGGAGCTGACACGGTGGAGGCCAACGAGGCGTTAGGCTTTGGTGCCGACCAGCGCGAGTACTCCATGTGTGAACAGATGCTACAGCACTTCGGAGTGACTAAGCTTAAGTTGATGACTAATAACCCACGCAAGCTTGATGCATTGGCGAAATATGGTATCCACGTGGAAGGCCGAGAAGAGATTAAAGTAGGGCACAACGTCCACAACGAGGGCTATATTGCCACGAAGGGTACAAAACTCGGTCATATGTTTAGTGACGATGCGTAG
- the cls gene encoding cardiolipin synthase, translating into MNDFSGWLTSALMLGYFVTVLLILFRLILKRRKVGVTLAWIGVIFAVPILGVVAYLVFGELELGRFRAKRARRLNKKYRAWLDSMVELIPPTEQILNLKQQGVAKLIFSREGMPLLPGNATELFTEAGPVFDGLIVDFDHAEHSIWMEFYILEEHGRVEPVLQSLEQAARRGVQVFIAVDSAGSSDFIGSERQLQLERNGVKVLELLPVLPWRLWLERQDLRVHRKAVVVDGRLGWTGSMNLVDPILFNEGAGVGEWVDTMLRIEGPAALFLKSVVVNDWQLETGRNLLPRLREAELPNPSGSVLCQVAPSGPASPDDSIEEVLLTAIYAAQSCVRMTTPYFVPGEGLVTALKAAVHRGVEVTLIVPKRNDSRLVGLASSSYYEELLAAGVRIEVFDGGLLHAKLVVIDDDLALYGSVNLDMRSFWLNFELTVAIYHTDTVHQLHQLIDQYQNDTRALSLARWRKRGLATKLLQQLAYLCSPLL; encoded by the coding sequence ATGAACGATTTTTCGGGGTGGTTAACCTCGGCACTCATGCTTGGGTATTTTGTTACCGTTCTTCTTATCCTGTTTCGATTAATTCTTAAGCGCCGAAAGGTTGGCGTAACCTTGGCTTGGATCGGCGTAATCTTCGCCGTGCCCATCTTAGGCGTGGTTGCCTACCTAGTTTTTGGTGAGCTAGAACTAGGCCGTTTTAGAGCAAAACGCGCTAGGCGTCTTAACAAAAAGTACCGAGCTTGGCTTGATTCAATGGTTGAGCTTATCCCGCCGACGGAACAGATACTTAATCTTAAGCAGCAGGGCGTTGCCAAACTTATTTTTAGTCGCGAAGGAATGCCCCTGCTACCGGGGAATGCGACCGAACTCTTCACTGAGGCAGGCCCCGTTTTCGATGGCTTGATTGTCGATTTTGATCATGCCGAGCATAGCATCTGGATGGAGTTTTATATTCTAGAGGAGCACGGTAGGGTAGAGCCCGTCTTGCAGTCTCTCGAACAGGCCGCAAGGCGTGGTGTACAGGTATTTATTGCGGTAGATTCTGCAGGCTCATCGGACTTCATCGGTAGTGAGCGTCAACTGCAGCTGGAACGCAATGGCGTGAAGGTGTTGGAGTTACTTCCGGTCCTCCCCTGGCGTCTTTGGTTAGAGCGACAGGACCTTCGAGTCCACCGCAAAGCTGTTGTGGTTGATGGTCGATTAGGTTGGACCGGTAGTATGAATTTAGTTGATCCAATACTGTTCAACGAAGGTGCTGGTGTGGGTGAGTGGGTGGATACAATGCTCCGCATTGAAGGCCCCGCGGCGCTATTCCTCAAAAGTGTTGTCGTCAACGATTGGCAGCTTGAGACTGGGCGTAATTTACTTCCAAGGCTACGAGAGGCCGAGCTTCCGAACCCTTCAGGGAGCGTGTTGTGTCAAGTTGCTCCAAGCGGCCCTGCCAGTCCTGATGATAGTATTGAAGAGGTGCTTTTGACGGCAATCTACGCGGCCCAAAGCTGCGTCCGTATGACCACCCCCTATTTTGTTCCCGGTGAAGGCTTAGTAACCGCTTTGAAGGCCGCGGTCCACCGTGGTGTTGAGGTGACATTAATTGTACCGAAGCGGAATGATTCACGATTGGTAGGTCTAGCAAGCAGTTCCTACTATGAGGAGTTACTCGCTGCTGGCGTACGCATTGAAGTGTTTGACGGCGGCTTGCTTCATGCCAAGCTGGTGGTTATCGATGACGATCTAGCCCTCTACGGCTCCGTTAATCTTGATATGCGAAGCTTCTGGCTAAACTTCGAGCTGACGGTGGCCATTTACCATACCGATACCGTTCATCAGCTACATCAACTCATTGATCAATATCAGAACGATACGCGTGCGCTAAGTTTAGCTCGTTGGCGTAAGCGGGGTCTGGCTACTAAATTACTGCAACAATTGGCCTATCTTTGTTCGCCGTTGCTTTAA
- a CDS encoding phosphatidylglycerophosphatase A, with protein MAKEQPINAKQVFTDLDHFIAFGMGSGLIRPAPGTWGTVSGLLVFILLVSSLSPVMAAAIMVVLSVYGTWCAHRSAIKMGVHDYGGIVIDEWVGIWITLAVVEPTLINLVIGFILFRIFDIAKPWPIGWIDRHVSGGIGIMIDDVVAGVFSAGLLLVAVALGWL; from the coding sequence ATGGCTAAAGAACAACCAATTAATGCTAAGCAGGTTTTTACCGATCTCGATCACTTCATAGCCTTTGGTATGGGATCAGGTTTGATTCGTCCCGCTCCAGGCACCTGGGGCACCGTTTCAGGGCTGTTGGTATTCATTCTGCTTGTTTCATCTCTATCGCCAGTAATGGCCGCCGCCATCATGGTTGTCTTATCGGTGTATGGTACTTGGTGTGCCCATCGCAGTGCTATAAAAATGGGCGTGCACGATTACGGCGGCATCGTCATTGATGAATGGGTAGGTATTTGGATTACGCTAGCAGTCGTAGAGCCAACCTTAATCAATTTAGTCATTGGCTTCATTCTGTTTCGTATATTTGACATAGCTAAGCCGTGGCCGATTGGCTGGATTGACCGACATGTCTCCGGCGGCATCGGCATCATGATTGATGATGTGGTTGCTGGTGTCTTCAGTGCCGGTTTGTTGCTCGTCGCAGTGGCCTTGGGTTGGCTATGA
- the thiL gene encoding thiamine-phosphate kinase has translation MREFSFIEEFMKPLGRTDERITLGIGDDAAVLCLDSNEELVVSTDTQVESRHFPVGADDALVVSRAIGCAVSDLAAMGAQPLGFTLSVTTPSLDVEVARRLAKGVAAGIDRYQTPIIGGDTVQGPRSFSVTAMGRVQKGRALRRSGAKDDDDLWVTGSLGGSAAALEDIESSLVGELSELHSVYWQPPCRLAFGQGLAKGIATSCLDLSDGVAGDIRHILKSSDLGAELDVQLLPINPLTIARFGREASFELAFQGGDDYELLFTAPVAKREQIIALGSETNTPVTRIGRLNSNSEILLLVDDGHATICTDLGYGHF, from the coding sequence ATGAGAGAGTTCTCTTTCATAGAGGAATTCATGAAGCCGCTGGGTCGGACTGATGAGCGTATCACGCTAGGCATCGGTGACGACGCAGCGGTTCTTTGTTTGGATTCAAATGAAGAGCTTGTTGTCTCCACGGATACCCAAGTGGAATCTAGACACTTTCCTGTTGGTGCCGATGACGCGCTGGTAGTTTCCCGAGCCATTGGCTGCGCGGTGAGTGATCTAGCGGCTATGGGTGCTCAGCCTCTAGGTTTTACGCTCTCCGTCACCACGCCTAGTCTCGATGTGGAAGTGGCTCGCAGGCTTGCCAAGGGTGTCGCAGCGGGTATCGATCGTTATCAGACCCCTATTATCGGTGGCGACACCGTTCAGGGTCCGCGAAGTTTCTCGGTGACTGCTATGGGACGGGTACAAAAGGGTCGTGCACTTCGCCGAAGTGGCGCGAAAGACGATGATGACCTTTGGGTGACGGGTAGCTTGGGTGGCAGTGCAGCAGCATTAGAAGATATAGAATCTTCGCTAGTGGGCGAACTCTCTGAGCTACATTCCGTGTATTGGCAGCCGCCCTGTAGATTGGCCTTTGGCCAAGGCCTAGCAAAGGGTATCGCAACCAGTTGTCTCGATCTATCGGACGGAGTTGCTGGTGATATTCGCCACATTCTGAAGTCCTCTGACTTAGGTGCCGAACTCGATGTTCAGTTATTACCGATAAATCCGCTTACGATTGCGCGTTTTGGCCGAGAAGCGTCCTTCGAGCTGGCCTTTCAGGGCGGGGATGATTATGAACTTCTGTTCACAGCACCGGTTGCAAAACGCGAACAAATTATTGCATTAGGAAGCGAAACGAATACGCCAGTGACGCGAATAGGGCGATTAAATTCCAACTCAGAAATACTTCTATTAGTTGACGATGGTCATGCAACCATTTGCACTGATTTAGGTTATGGTCACTTCTAA
- the nusB gene encoding transcription antitermination factor NusB, translated as MATTPSARRKARKLLVQALYQWQLTGTPSTEIEAQFHVDNDMTPVDTEFFSKVLNGVAREKIALQAAIEPYLDRAFSELDPVAISVLRMGFFELQHCIDVPYKVVINESVNLAKTFGATDSFKYVNGVLDKAAAKFRMAEVRAK; from the coding sequence ATGGCAACAACTCCCTCAGCGCGTCGCAAGGCGCGCAAACTTTTAGTTCAAGCACTGTACCAGTGGCAACTTACTGGTACACCTTCAACTGAAATTGAAGCTCAGTTTCATGTCGATAATGATATGACTCCCGTGGACACCGAGTTCTTTTCGAAAGTACTTAATGGTGTGGCGCGCGAAAAGATCGCCTTACAGGCTGCAATCGAACCGTATCTGGATCGTGCTTTTTCAGAGCTCGACCCCGTTGCGATTTCGGTGCTGCGCATGGGCTTCTTTGAATTGCAGCACTGCATTGATGTGCCCTACAAGGTTGTTATCAATGAATCGGTTAACTTAGCCAAAACCTTCGGAGCAACGGACTCGTTTAAATACGTGAATGGTGTTCTCGATAAAGCTGCCGCCAAGTTTCGAATGGCGGAGGTTCGGGCTAAATAA
- the ribE gene encoding 6,7-dimethyl-8-ribityllumazine synthase — protein MKTIEGNLVSGGKFAIVVARWNEFVVESLLEGAMGCLRRHGVTEDDITIIRVPGAFELPVVVKKVAAAGKYDAIIALGAVIRGGTPHFEYVSGECVKGLSTVSLDATLPVTFGVLTVDTIEQAIERAGTKAGNKGEEAAVTALEMVSLLKQL, from the coding sequence ATGAAAACAATAGAAGGTAATTTAGTAAGCGGCGGAAAGTTCGCCATCGTGGTAGCACGTTGGAATGAGTTTGTTGTTGAATCGCTACTTGAAGGTGCTATGGGTTGTCTGCGTCGTCACGGCGTTACCGAAGATGATATTACTATTATCCGAGTACCGGGTGCCTTTGAATTGCCGGTGGTCGTTAAGAAGGTTGCTGCAGCGGGTAAGTACGATGCAATCATTGCATTGGGTGCGGTAATTCGTGGCGGTACGCCACACTTTGAATACGTTTCCGGCGAATGTGTGAAGGGCTTATCTACGGTTAGTTTGGATGCAACGTTGCCTGTGACTTTCGGTGTCCTCACCGTAGACACTATCGAACAAGCAATCGAACGTGCTGGCACCAAAGCTGGTAATAAAGGTGAAGAGGCGGCAGTAACGGCTCTTGAAATGGTTTCTCTACTTAAACAGTTGTAA